In Oceanidesulfovibrio indonesiensis, a single window of DNA contains:
- a CDS encoding phage portal protein produces the protein MKILDLFRKKETRAVDPSWSALSGLNTATGAIVTSRIAENLSVVLACTNVIATAAASIQAYVYRETENGRDVDERHPLSKLIRRGVNDHQSWPDFVEWLIAEVLLRGNALVEIVTDGAGRVSALKPIPWQWVSVQMLPNGKLAYDVTEMTSIYGGQGKMRRLLEHEVLHLRDRTDDGLIGRARLHRAAGAVEGGLAVQEAANALHRNGLNPSGAFKLDGKLPEDARKQLRQQIEQMHAGAANRGKFFLLDQGLEWQQMTMTPEDAELLGSRKFSVEEMCRIFQVPPPLVQDYTHNTFTNSETAGRWFAMFTVAPWCRKIEAAFTRSVFSAATRDTHRLEFDLSGFLRGDHDARWRGHEIAVKNGILTVNEVRELEGWNPLTEGNQAVEV, from the coding sequence ATGAAAATTTTAGACTTGTTCCGCAAGAAAGAGACCCGCGCCGTGGATCCCTCGTGGAGCGCACTCTCCGGCCTGAACACGGCCACAGGTGCCATTGTAACCTCGCGGATCGCTGAGAACCTGAGTGTGGTCCTGGCCTGTACGAATGTCATAGCGACGGCAGCGGCCTCGATCCAGGCATACGTCTACAGGGAGACCGAGAACGGCCGCGACGTGGACGAAAGACACCCGCTGTCAAAGCTCATCCGGCGCGGCGTGAACGATCATCAATCGTGGCCTGACTTCGTGGAATGGCTGATTGCTGAGGTCCTTCTCCGGGGTAACGCCCTGGTGGAGATCGTGACCGATGGTGCCGGCCGGGTATCGGCTTTGAAGCCCATCCCCTGGCAATGGGTCTCCGTGCAGATGCTCCCGAACGGAAAGCTGGCCTACGACGTAACCGAGATGACCAGCATATACGGCGGGCAAGGCAAGATGCGCCGCCTTCTGGAACACGAGGTCTTGCACCTCCGGGACCGCACCGACGATGGATTAATCGGACGCGCACGACTCCACAGAGCGGCTGGCGCTGTGGAAGGTGGCCTTGCCGTACAGGAAGCAGCCAACGCGCTGCACCGCAATGGCCTGAACCCTTCCGGCGCTTTCAAGCTGGACGGCAAACTGCCCGAGGATGCCCGCAAGCAGCTTCGCCAGCAAATCGAGCAAATGCACGCCGGCGCAGCGAATCGCGGCAAGTTCTTCCTGCTCGACCAGGGCCTTGAATGGCAGCAAATGACCATGACGCCCGAGGACGCGGAATTGCTTGGCTCGCGCAAGTTCTCCGTGGAAGAAATGTGCCGCATATTCCAGGTGCCGCCGCCGCTGGTGCAGGACTACACGCACAACACCTTCACGAACTCGGAGACCGCCGGCCGGTGGTTCGCCATGTTCACCGTGGCCCCCTGGTGCCGCAAAATCGAAGCCGCGTTCACCAGGAGCGTGTTCTCCGCAGCGACACGCGACACGCACCGGCTGGAGTTCGACCTCTCCGGCTTCTTGCGTGGCGACCATGACGCCCGCTGGCGCGGCCATGAGATCGCCGTCAAGAATGGCATCCTGACCGTGAATGAGGTGCGGGAACTGGAGGGCTGGAACCCTCTGACCGAAGGCAACCAGGCGGTGGAGGTTTAG